A genomic stretch from Flavobacterium nitratireducens includes:
- a CDS encoding RsmB/NOP family class I SAM-dependent RNA methyltransferase, protein MRLHRNLVYTTIDSLNAIFNEGEYADKVVARALKKDKRWGSSDRKFVAETIYEIVRWKRLYAEIAEVKEPFDRDNLWRMFAVWAVLRGYPIPDWRQLEGTPERKIKGRFDELSRNRVFKESIPDWMDEIGVKELGEKVWAKEIAAQNQPAKVILRTNTLKTTKEKLRAILMDLDIETEYLEEQADALVLKERANVFLTDAFKEGLFEVQDASSQLVAPFLDVKPGMRVVDTCAGAGGKTLHIASLMENKGQLIAMDLYESKLKQLKLRAKRNGVFNVEYRIIDTTKVIKKLHEKADRVLIDAPCSGLGVLKRNPDAKWKLQPEFIDNIRKVQAEVLENYSKIVKPGGKLVYATCSVLPSENQEQVERFLKTDIGKQFTFIKDHKILTSESGFDGFYMALLERKI, encoded by the coding sequence ATGAGATTACACAGAAACTTAGTATATACTACCATTGATTCTCTAAATGCGATATTTAACGAAGGAGAATATGCCGATAAAGTAGTAGCAAGAGCACTAAAAAAAGACAAACGTTGGGGAAGTTCCGATAGAAAATTTGTCGCAGAAACCATCTACGAAATAGTTCGTTGGAAAAGACTATATGCCGAGATTGCCGAAGTTAAAGAACCATTTGACAGAGACAATCTTTGGAGAATGTTTGCTGTTTGGGCTGTTTTAAGAGGTTACCCAATTCCTGATTGGCGTCAACTAGAAGGCACACCTGAAAGAAAAATTAAAGGCCGTTTTGACGAATTATCAAGAAACCGAGTTTTCAAAGAATCTATTCCAGACTGGATGGATGAGATAGGAGTGAAAGAATTAGGCGAAAAAGTGTGGGCAAAAGAAATTGCAGCTCAAAATCAACCCGCCAAAGTAATTCTTAGAACCAATACTCTAAAAACTACTAAAGAAAAACTAAGAGCCATTCTAATGGACTTAGACATTGAAACCGAATATCTGGAAGAACAAGCAGATGCTTTGGTCTTAAAAGAACGTGCGAATGTTTTTTTAACAGATGCTTTCAAAGAAGGTTTGTTTGAAGTTCAGGATGCCAGTTCACAATTAGTTGCTCCTTTCCTAGATGTAAAACCTGGAATGCGCGTTGTTGATACTTGTGCTGGTGCTGGTGGAAAAACCTTGCACATTGCTTCATTAATGGAAAATAAAGGCCAATTGATTGCAATGGATTTATATGAAAGTAAATTAAAACAATTAAAACTAAGAGCTAAAAGAAACGGCGTTTTCAATGTTGAGTACCGAATCATTGATACCACCAAAGTAATTAAAAAATTACACGAAAAAGCAGACCGTGTATTGATTGATGCTCCTTGTAGTGGTTTAGGTGTTTTGAAAAGAAATCCAGATGCCAAATGGAAATTGCAACCTGAGTTTATTGACAACATCCGTAAAGTTCAGGCAGAAGTTTTGGAAAACTATTCTAAAATTGTAAAACCAGGAGGAAAATTAGTTTACGCTACCTGTTCAGTACTTCCATCAGAAAATCAAGAACAAGTAGAACGTTTCTTAAAAACGGATATTGGAAAACAATTTACTTTTATCAAAGATCACAAAATATTAACTTCGGAATCTGGTTTTGATGGATTCTATATGGCTTTGTTGGAGAGAAAGATATAG
- the rho gene encoding transcription termination factor Rho gives MFDISALKEMKLSELQQIAKAAKTIKYNGVKKEALITSILDFQKSLEATTVADEKPIAAETEDKPKRTRIAPVKKQTVAKDKTLAAVAPEAAAVEINEGKIDFPSETTENEIVQEPKAEEKNNGGESTGKTKVVKFNKANYEKKIALKKNKEHKEVSTETPVAAESTSTDDAVQVVTNAEVSAPTPQKKINPNQNKQNQNSNQNPNQNQNSNPNQNQNFKNKKNNNFRDADFEFDGIIESEGVLEMMPDGYGFLRSSDYNYLASPDDIYLSTSQIRLFGLKTGDTVKGVVRPPKEGEKFFPLVRVLKINGHDPQVVRDRISFEHLTPIFPSEKFKLAERQSTISTRIIDLFSPIGKGQRGMIVAQPKTGKTMLLKEIANAIAANHPEVYLIVLLIDERPEEVTDMQRSVRGEVIASTFDREPQEHVKIANIVLEKSKRLVECGHDVVILLDSITRLARAYNTVQPASGKVLSGGVDANALQKPKRFFGAARNVEKGGSLSIIATALTETGSKMDEVIFEEFKGTGNMELQLDRKIANKRIFPAIDLTSSSTRRDDLLLDKDTLQRMWIMRKYLSDMNPVEAMEFINDRFKKTRNNEEFLISMND, from the coding sequence ATGTTTGATATTTCGGCATTAAAAGAAATGAAGCTTTCTGAGCTTCAACAAATAGCTAAAGCTGCTAAAACAATAAAATACAACGGTGTTAAAAAAGAAGCCTTAATTACAAGTATTTTGGATTTTCAAAAATCGTTAGAAGCTACTACTGTTGCTGATGAAAAACCAATAGCTGCTGAAACAGAAGATAAGCCTAAACGTACTCGTATTGCTCCTGTAAAAAAACAAACAGTTGCTAAAGATAAGACCTTAGCTGCTGTAGCGCCAGAAGCAGCGGCAGTGGAAATAAATGAGGGAAAAATTGATTTTCCTTCAGAAACAACCGAAAACGAAATTGTACAAGAACCAAAAGCAGAAGAAAAAAATAATGGAGGTGAAAGTACTGGCAAAACCAAGGTTGTAAAGTTTAATAAAGCCAACTATGAAAAGAAAATTGCTTTAAAAAAGAATAAAGAACACAAAGAAGTTTCAACCGAAACGCCTGTTGCTGCAGAATCAACTTCAACAGATGATGCTGTTCAGGTAGTTACAAATGCAGAGGTTTCTGCTCCAACACCACAAAAGAAAATTAATCCTAACCAGAATAAACAGAATCAGAATTCTAACCAAAACCCAAATCAAAACCAGAATTCTAATCCAAATCAAAATCAGAATTTTAAAAATAAAAAGAACAATAATTTTAGAGACGCCGACTTTGAATTTGATGGAATCATTGAAAGTGAAGGTGTACTGGAAATGATGCCTGACGGTTACGGATTTTTACGTTCTTCCGATTATAATTATTTAGCTTCTCCCGATGATATTTATTTGTCTACTTCACAAATTAGATTATTTGGATTAAAAACAGGTGACACCGTAAAAGGAGTGGTAAGACCTCCAAAAGAAGGTGAGAAGTTTTTCCCGTTAGTTCGTGTATTAAAAATCAACGGACATGATCCACAAGTGGTTAGAGACAGAATTTCATTCGAGCATTTAACTCCAATTTTCCCTTCTGAAAAATTCAAATTAGCCGAAAGACAAAGTACCATTTCAACCCGTATTATTGATTTGTTTTCTCCAATAGGGAAAGGACAACGTGGTATGATTGTGGCGCAACCTAAAACTGGTAAAACCATGTTGTTGAAAGAGATAGCAAATGCTATTGCGGCTAATCATCCTGAAGTATATCTAATTGTTTTATTGATTGACGAGCGTCCTGAGGAGGTTACAGATATGCAACGTTCGGTACGTGGAGAAGTAATTGCTTCCACTTTTGACAGAGAACCACAAGAACACGTAAAAATTGCGAATATTGTACTTGAAAAATCTAAACGATTGGTAGAATGTGGTCATGATGTAGTAATCTTATTGGACTCGATTACGCGTTTAGCAAGAGCTTATAATACAGTACAGCCAGCTTCTGGTAAAGTATTAAGTGGTGGGGTAGATGCTAATGCATTGCAAAAACCAAAACGTTTCTTTGGAGCGGCTCGTAATGTTGAAAAAGGAGGTTCGTTAAGTATTATTGCTACTGCGTTGACAGAAACAGGTTCGAAAATGGATGAGGTTATTTTCGAAGAGTTCAAAGGAACTGGTAATATGGAATTGCAATTGGATAGAAAAATTGCTAATAAACGTATTTTTCCAGCTATCGATTTGACTTCATCAAGTACTCGTAGAGATGATTTATTATTGGATAAAGATACACTACAAAGAATGTGGATTATGAGAAAATACCTTTCTGATATGAATCCAGTTGAAGCAATGGAATTTATCAATGATAGATTCAAGAAAACAAGAAACAACGAGGAGTTTTTAATTTCTATGAACGACTAA
- a CDS encoding dienelactone hydrolase family protein, with protein sequence MKKIAKEDISQEIFDLYDDYAHNKIERRQFIEKLSVFAVGTLTLPSLLSFITPDYVNSITIKKDDPRIISEYLTYDSPKGGGKIKGLLSKPSKIRKKIPAVIVVHENRGLNPYIEDVGRRLAVDGFISLAPDALTPLGGYPGNDDAGRELQKKRDRYEMLEDFIAAYYSLKNNPDCNGHIGVVGFCFGGWIANLMAVKIPTLGAAVPFYGGQPTAEEAEQIKTPLLLQYAGLDTRVNEGWPAFEAVLKKNNVPNTAHIYPNVNHGFHNNTTPRYDEKAATLAWTRTIDFFIEKLK encoded by the coding sequence ATGAAAAAAATCGCAAAGGAAGATATCAGTCAGGAAATATTTGACTTATACGACGACTACGCCCATAATAAAATTGAACGTCGACAATTTATCGAAAAACTTTCTGTTTTTGCAGTTGGCACACTTACGCTACCTTCGCTATTAAGTTTTATTACTCCCGATTATGTAAATTCAATCACCATTAAAAAAGATGATCCAAGAATTATTTCGGAATATTTGACTTATGATTCTCCCAAAGGAGGTGGAAAAATCAAAGGTTTACTTTCCAAACCGAGCAAAATCCGTAAAAAAATCCCAGCTGTTATTGTAGTGCATGAAAACCGTGGTCTAAATCCGTATATTGAGGATGTAGGTCGTCGATTAGCTGTGGATGGATTTATCAGTTTAGCTCCAGACGCTTTAACTCCACTTGGAGGTTACCCAGGCAACGACGATGCAGGACGAGAACTTCAGAAAAAAAGAGACCGTTATGAAATGCTAGAAGATTTTATTGCTGCCTACTATTCCTTAAAAAATAATCCAGATTGTAATGGACATATAGGTGTTGTTGGATTTTGTTTTGGAGGATGGATAGCTAATCTAATGGCTGTAAAAATACCAACTTTAGGAGCTGCTGTCCCTTTTTATGGCGGACAACCTACCGCCGAAGAAGCCGAACAAATCAAAACGCCTTTATTATTACAATATGCAGGATTAGATACTCGAGTAAATGAAGGATGGCCAGCATTTGAAGCTGTTTTAAAGAAAAACAATGTTCCAAACACCGCTCACATTTATCCAAATGTAAATCATGGTTTTCACAATAACACCACTCCTCGTTATGATGAAAAAGCAGCCACATTAGCCTGGACTAGAACTATTGATTTTTTTATAGAGAAATTAAAATAA
- a CDS encoding response regulator transcription factor produces the protein MKKTIRIHLADDHKVLIDGMRTLLNSTPNFNVVGFSLKGTTLYEEVTNNATDILVLDINMPEKDGIEVLKEFSKKGYPCKVIVLSSYEDVKIIQEVMKLGASGYLTKQCAGENIVEAIQVVNTGEEYFSNQVREIIFNSATKKTQN, from the coding sequence ATGAAAAAAACAATACGAATTCATCTTGCCGACGACCACAAAGTACTAATTGATGGTATGCGAACTTTATTGAATTCGACTCCTAATTTCAATGTTGTTGGTTTTTCATTGAAAGGCACTACCCTTTATGAAGAGGTAACCAATAACGCTACTGATATATTAGTATTAGACATTAATATGCCTGAAAAAGATGGTATTGAAGTACTCAAAGAATTTTCTAAAAAAGGCTATCCTTGCAAAGTAATTGTTCTTTCTTCCTATGAGGACGTCAAAATAATCCAAGAAGTCATGAAATTAGGAGCTAGCGGTTATTTGACAAAACAATGCGCTGGTGAAAATATTGTTGAAGCCATACAAGTTGTCAATACTGGTGAAGAATACTTCTCTAATCAAGTTCGTGAAATCATATTCAATTCGGCAACCAAAAAAACCCAAAATTAA
- the truA gene encoding tRNA pseudouridine(38-40) synthase TruA: MRYFIKLAYKGSLYHGWQIQPNAASVQETLNKALSVLLHSDISLMGAGRTDTGVHAREMYAHFDFETVFDIPKLIHKLNSYLPKDIVIYTIFQVNEGAHCRFDATKRTYEYHIHLFKDAFLHEQSWYVNQSLDIDLMNEAAQLLLNYTDFQCFSKVNTDVNTFDCSIYEAYWKKEDNKLIFTISANRFLRNMVRAIVGTLVNIGLHKINIADFIRIIESKNREKAGFSVPAHGLYLTKIVYPYIED; the protein is encoded by the coding sequence TTGAGATATTTTATAAAATTAGCCTACAAAGGAAGTCTTTATCATGGCTGGCAAATACAGCCAAATGCCGCATCAGTTCAAGAAACCTTGAACAAAGCGTTATCTGTATTATTGCATTCGGATATAAGTTTGATGGGAGCCGGACGAACGGACACGGGTGTTCATGCTCGAGAAATGTATGCCCATTTTGATTTTGAGACCGTTTTTGACATCCCAAAATTAATTCACAAACTCAATTCTTATCTTCCTAAAGACATTGTAATATATACTATTTTCCAGGTAAATGAAGGAGCACACTGCCGTTTTGATGCAACTAAAAGAACTTATGAATATCACATCCATCTTTTTAAAGATGCTTTTTTACATGAACAAAGTTGGTATGTCAATCAATCTCTCGATATAGATTTGATGAACGAAGCAGCACAACTCCTTTTGAATTATACCGATTTTCAATGTTTTTCCAAAGTAAATACCGATGTAAACACATTTGATTGCAGTATTTATGAAGCCTATTGGAAAAAAGAGGACAACAAATTAATTTTCACCATTTCGGCCAATCGATTTTTAAGAAACATGGTTCGTGCCATCGTAGGCACTCTCGTAAATATAGGTTTACACAAAATTAATATAGCCGATTTTATTCGTATTATTGAAAGTAAAAACAGAGAAAAAGCAGGATTTTCGGTCCCTGCACACGGATTGTATTTAACAAAAATAGTATATCCTTACATAGAGGATTAG
- a CDS encoding TonB-dependent siderophore receptor, producing MKRILLPTIALLFSISNQAQEIASALNYNTSEVTADPLDTIKNKKGQILREVTVTGNKPQKPVSVSRAGIKPMDLPQSVQVIDNEIITQQQAIRLSEVIKNANGVYVGSARGGAQESFWSRGYDMSANNMFKNGFRYNAGSIPEVSGLERVEFLKGGSALLFGNVAPGGIMNLVTKTPKFTRGGEINMQIGSYDYYKPSVDFYGPLNKYIAYRFNGSYENAKSFRDYVKNERIYFNPSFLFNISEKTNITVQGDYLNADWTPDFGTGIIGETILDMPRNIYFGALWSTGNTKSSSASILFNHDFNKNWKLAFNSSYQSYRRTQKSTAQLNTVATNGDWKRGLTQADAAENIFGDQLSLQGTFNTGKIKHQIFTGVDYEYSLAPSYTFAFYASPTSSTVITTESTAINLFNYDYGTQSTVAPFSKATQLGTTNTQRFGAYAQDLISINEYIKVLGGIRWSWQEAEVDTKVLSTGITTTSAKTLNRAYSPKGGIVIQPNRDMSIFASYSNSFTPNTGTTVDLKTLAPSIIDQYEVGIKKDFWRGILSTNVTLYQINNNNLAQTAQFLADGVTQNVNANLKELVGATKGKGIEIDITAKPAEGLNIMAGYSFNETKISKSSGTHGSLIVGDILTRTPRHTANLSFFYKLPSGKLKGLSFGAIANYMGDRTGGWNNDYQWALNTDTPEPNDYKVTIRNRDFPIEGYATVDASVGYEWKKFSILCKLSNITNELNYTVHENYSTNPIAPRQIMTSLKYKF from the coding sequence ATGAAAAGAATTTTACTGCCTACAATAGCATTATTATTTTCAATATCTAATCAAGCTCAAGAGATTGCTTCCGCTTTAAATTATAATACATCTGAAGTTACTGCAGATCCTCTTGACACCATCAAGAACAAAAAAGGACAAATCCTTAGAGAAGTTACCGTAACCGGAAACAAACCTCAAAAACCGGTTTCTGTTTCTAGAGCAGGAATAAAACCAATGGATTTACCACAAAGTGTTCAGGTTATCGATAATGAAATTATCACGCAACAACAAGCTATTCGTTTAAGTGAAGTAATCAAAAATGCAAACGGTGTTTATGTAGGTTCTGCTCGTGGTGGTGCTCAGGAATCATTCTGGTCCAGAGGTTATGATATGTCTGCCAACAATATGTTTAAAAACGGATTCAGATATAATGCCGGTTCCATCCCTGAGGTTTCTGGTTTAGAAAGAGTAGAATTCTTAAAAGGAGGTTCTGCCTTATTATTCGGAAATGTTGCCCCCGGAGGAATAATGAATTTAGTTACTAAAACTCCGAAATTTACTAGAGGTGGAGAAATCAATATGCAAATAGGAAGTTATGATTACTACAAACCTTCAGTAGATTTTTACGGCCCTCTAAATAAATATATTGCCTATCGTTTTAATGGTTCGTATGAAAATGCAAAAAGCTTTAGAGATTATGTAAAAAACGAGCGTATATACTTTAACCCTTCGTTTTTATTTAATATTAGTGAAAAAACAAATATTACGGTTCAGGGAGATTACTTAAATGCTGATTGGACACCAGATTTTGGAACAGGAATTATTGGAGAAACTATCTTAGATATGCCTAGAAATATTTACTTTGGTGCACTTTGGTCAACAGGTAACACAAAATCGTCTAGTGCTTCTATTTTATTCAATCATGATTTTAATAAAAATTGGAAATTAGCATTTAATTCTTCATACCAATCGTACAGAAGAACTCAAAAATCTACTGCTCAATTAAACACTGTTGCCACTAATGGTGACTGGAAACGTGGTTTAACTCAGGCAGATGCTGCTGAAAACATCTTTGGTGACCAATTGAGTTTACAAGGAACTTTTAACACCGGAAAAATTAAACATCAAATTTTTACAGGTGTAGATTACGAATATTCATTAGCACCAAGTTATACTTTTGCTTTCTATGCAAGTCCAACTTCTTCAACGGTTATTACTACTGAAAGTACAGCAATTAATCTATTTAACTACGATTACGGTACTCAAAGTACCGTAGCACCATTTTCGAAAGCAACTCAATTAGGAACTACAAATACGCAACGTTTTGGAGCTTATGCTCAAGATTTAATTTCTATTAATGAATACATTAAAGTATTAGGAGGAATCCGTTGGTCATGGCAAGAAGCAGAAGTTGATACAAAAGTGTTATCTACAGGAATTACAACCACTTCGGCTAAAACATTAAACAGAGCCTATTCTCCAAAAGGAGGTATCGTAATCCAACCAAACAGAGACATGTCTATTTTTGCGAGTTATTCAAATTCATTTACTCCAAATACTGGAACTACAGTTGATTTAAAAACATTAGCACCTTCAATCATTGATCAATATGAAGTAGGTATCAAAAAAGATTTCTGGAGAGGGATTTTAAGTACGAATGTTACTTTATACCAAATAAACAATAACAATTTAGCTCAAACAGCACAATTCCTAGCTGATGGAGTGACACAAAACGTTAATGCTAATTTAAAAGAATTAGTAGGTGCTACTAAAGGAAAAGGTATAGAAATTGATATTACAGCTAAACCTGCTGAGGGTTTAAACATCATGGCTGGTTATAGTTTTAATGAGACAAAAATCTCTAAATCTTCAGGAACACATGGAAGTCTTATTGTAGGTGATATTCTTACCAGAACTCCAAGACATACGGCAAACTTGAGTTTCTTTTATAAATTACCTAGTGGTAAATTAAAAGGATTAAGTTTTGGAGCTATTGCAAACTATATGGGGGATCGCACAGGAGGTTGGAACAATGACTACCAATGGGCTCTTAATACAGATACACCGGAACCAAATGACTATAAAGTAACAATAAGAAATCGTGATTTTCCAATAGAAGGTTATGCTACAGTTGATGCTTCTGTAGGTTATGAGTGGAAAAAATTCTCTATCTTATGTAAACTATCAAACATTACAAACGAATTGAATTACACTGTACACGAAAACTATAGTACAAATCCAATTGCTCCTCGTCAAATTATGACAAGCCTTAAGTACAAATTCTAA
- a CDS encoding metallophosphoesterase family protein — MKKILLLSDTHSHIDDAILKYVAQADEVWHAGDIGDLNVTDTLKKLKPLRAVYGNIDNAQARLEFPLHNRFMCEGVSVWITHIGGYPGKYNPAIKMEIASNPPQLFICGHSHILKVMFDKKHNLLHMNPGACGKSGFHQVRTMLRFTIDTDKIKDLEIVELGKRV, encoded by the coding sequence ATGAAAAAAATTCTTTTACTTTCGGATACTCACAGCCATATAGATGATGCAATTTTAAAATATGTAGCACAAGCAGATGAAGTTTGGCATGCAGGCGATATAGGTGATTTGAATGTTACAGATACTCTTAAAAAACTCAAACCACTGCGAGCTGTTTATGGAAACATTGATAATGCTCAGGCACGATTAGAATTTCCATTACATAATCGTTTTATGTGCGAAGGGGTTTCTGTTTGGATAACCCATATTGGTGGTTATCCAGGTAAATATAATCCCGCCATAAAAATGGAAATTGCCAGTAATCCTCCACAATTGTTTATATGCGGGCATTCGCATATTTTAAAAGTAATGTTTGATAAAAAACACAATTTATTGCACATGAATCCCGGTGCCTGTGGTAAAAGTGGTTTTCATCAAGTTCGAACTATGTTGCGATTTACTATTGATACTGATAAAATCAAGGATTTAGAAATTGTTGAACTAGGCAAAAGAGTTTGA
- a CDS encoding tetratricopeptide repeat-containing sensor histidine kinase has product MRNEKYEESLLLSRKILSDAIAKKDNNLIALNYNTIAANFDQLGEYEKALFYYRKSLIFANKTNNSELKSWLYNNLGNIHCFDKKEFGKGIYYYKKSLLYSTRLGDSSEIFLTKFNITWAYFDIRKFELGQPYLNYINKHHKKDSDSSTLVIINMLNGMYQSHLNNIEAAESYFKKAIELGLKDKDKSDLSYAHQEYATFLLKTKKFKQAYENLDTYNSITTQLKNEERLKKLNIIGVNLEIDEYKREIDNIKIEYKTNHELLIEKQSKNKIISIVIISILLTIIILSYLYFQNVQLKQKNKIRDIENKIQENIITATINGQEMERKKIASFLHDNISALLSSASLHLKIFSTKNNTNSEEITKTKSILIQTHYKIRDLSHQLLPSLLARFGLFHALNDLCETNSNSSLQFNFSNNIPDETRYNDEFEMKMYFIVSELINNIIKHSQASRAKIDLKEIDSNLHILVKDNGIGFEIKNFRTIEGFGLNQIRARINTMGGKFRIISEPTKETTIKIIVPIEYNL; this is encoded by the coding sequence ATGAGGAATGAAAAATATGAAGAATCATTATTGTTAAGTCGTAAAATACTGAGTGATGCAATCGCAAAAAAAGATAATAATCTAATTGCTCTGAATTATAACACTATTGCAGCCAATTTTGACCAATTAGGTGAATATGAAAAAGCATTATTTTATTACAGAAAATCACTAATTTTTGCCAATAAAACCAACAACTCAGAACTTAAGAGCTGGCTTTATAACAACTTAGGAAACATTCATTGTTTTGACAAGAAAGAATTTGGTAAAGGAATCTATTACTACAAAAAATCATTACTATACAGCACTAGACTTGGTGATTCCTCGGAAATTTTCCTAACTAAATTCAACATCACTTGGGCTTATTTTGACATACGCAAATTCGAGCTTGGACAACCCTATTTAAATTATATCAATAAACACCATAAAAAAGATAGTGATTCATCGACACTAGTTATAATCAACATGCTTAATGGTATGTATCAATCACATCTTAACAATATCGAAGCTGCTGAATCCTATTTTAAAAAAGCAATTGAACTTGGCCTAAAAGACAAAGACAAATCAGATCTATCTTATGCGCATCAAGAATATGCTACTTTTTTACTTAAAACAAAAAAATTCAAACAAGCCTATGAAAATTTAGATACCTATAATAGCATCACAACTCAACTTAAAAACGAAGAGCGATTAAAAAAATTGAATATTATAGGTGTTAATTTAGAAATTGACGAGTACAAAAGAGAAATTGACAACATTAAAATCGAATACAAAACCAATCACGAACTCCTAATAGAAAAACAATCCAAAAACAAAATCATAAGTATCGTAATTATATCCATTTTACTTACCATAATTATTCTTTCTTATTTGTATTTTCAAAACGTTCAACTCAAACAAAAAAATAAAATTCGAGATATAGAAAATAAAATTCAAGAAAACATTATTACTGCCACTATAAACGGACAAGAAATGGAAAGAAAAAAAATTGCTTCTTTCCTACATGACAACATCAGCGCATTACTCTCTTCTGCTTCCTTACATCTTAAGATCTTTTCAACAAAAAACAACACTAATAGTGAAGAGATAACTAAAACAAAATCAATACTAATTCAAACGCATTATAAAATTCGTGATTTATCTCACCAACTTTTACCATCTCTCTTAGCGCGTTTTGGTCTATTTCATGCGTTGAATGATTTGTGCGAAACCAACTCAAACTCTTCTTTACAATTTAATTTCAGCAATAATATTCCTGACGAAACACGATATAATGATGAATTTGAAATGAAAATGTATTTCATTGTTAGTGAATTAATAAACAACATCATTAAACATAGCCAAGCATCACGAGCCAAAATTGATCTAAAAGAAATCGATTCAAATCTGCATATTTTAGTAAAAGACAACGGAATTGGATTTGAAATCAAAAATTTCAGAACCATCGAAGGCTTTGGATTAAATCAAATTAGAGCAAGAATCAATACAATGGGAGGAAAATTTAGAATCATTTCTGAACCGACTAAGGAAACTACCATAAAAATTATAGTTCCTATCGAATATAATTTGTAA
- a CDS encoding response regulator transcription factor, with translation MEYSGKEISEKLFISSNTVETHRKNILKKLNAKNTISLVKFALKNNLIKP, from the coding sequence TTGGAATATAGTGGAAAAGAAATTTCAGAAAAACTTTTTATTAGCTCCAATACAGTTGAAACACATCGTAAAAACATACTCAAAAAACTTAACGCTAAAAACACAATTAGTTTGGTCAAATTTGCGCTGAAAAACAACCTAATCAAACCTTAA
- a CDS encoding DUF4293 domain-containing protein, giving the protein MLQRIQTVYLLLAFVITGVLSIVFPLWTLENNIDFFARNNTLYTILFGLSTTLSLLSILSYKKRQNQFVLGRLNMILNLILLGLFLYHSLNLSGETPKVSEKGIGMFLPIFAIVALVLANKAIKKDEDLVKSVDRLR; this is encoded by the coding sequence ATGTTACAGAGAATCCAAACCGTATATTTACTTTTAGCTTTTGTTATCACAGGAGTACTTAGTATTGTTTTTCCATTATGGACTTTAGAAAACAATATCGATTTCTTTGCAAGAAATAATACTCTTTACACAATTTTGTTTGGGTTAAGTACCACTTTGTCACTATTAAGCATTTTATCCTATAAAAAAAGACAGAATCAATTTGTTCTTGGCAGATTGAATATGATATTAAATTTGATTTTATTAGGATTGTTTTTATATCATTCACTAAATTTATCTGGAGAAACGCCAAAAGTTTCTGAGAAAGGTATTGGGATGTTTCTACCTATTTTTGCAATTGTTGCATTAGTTTTAGCTAATAAAGCAATCAAAAAGGATGAAGATCTTGTAAAATCTGTGGATCGATTGAGGTAA